The following coding sequences are from one Methyloterricola oryzae window:
- a CDS encoding sulfate adenylyltransferase subunit 1 — protein MHVISLEPFSLQARPVSSTGLLRFVTAGSVDDGKSTLIGRLLYDTQSVPHDLIEAIRRSAAGRGGAELDLSLITDGLEAEREQGITIDVAYRYFATPRRKFIICDAPGHEQYTRNMVSAASTAGAAVVLVDAKKGITTQTRRHSCLVHLLGVSEIILAVNKMDLVGWRQSVFNDIVAEYAEFATALGVRRVQPIPLSALHGDNVARNSEASPWYEGPSLLEHLECLSVDIKSEAAALRFPIQRVVRPHSSRGIGRRIYQGTLAAGFLREGDSVLLLPSGRKTRVTSIRQAGESLAVAASGQAVAIELEGDLDVSRGDMLVSPEAPARVAGEIEAQICWLGTAALDQRQKYRIKHTTRSVTGRFAEILGIVDVNTLDILRPSGAIGMNDIFAAKVRLQQPLIVDRYCSNQVTGSFIIVDEASCLTVGAGIIR, from the coding sequence ATGCACGTGATTTCCCTGGAACCGTTTTCACTACAGGCACGCCCTGTTTCGAGCACGGGCCTGCTTCGCTTCGTGACCGCAGGCAGCGTCGATGACGGCAAAAGCACCCTGATCGGCCGCCTGCTGTATGACACGCAGAGCGTGCCCCATGACCTGATCGAGGCCATCAGACGTAGCGCCGCCGGTAGGGGAGGTGCAGAGTTGGATCTGTCCCTGATCACGGACGGACTGGAGGCTGAACGCGAGCAAGGCATTACCATCGACGTCGCCTACCGCTACTTCGCCACGCCGCGGCGCAAGTTCATCATCTGTGATGCGCCCGGGCACGAGCAGTACACCCGCAACATGGTCTCGGCGGCGTCCACGGCCGGCGCCGCAGTCGTGCTGGTCGATGCGAAAAAAGGAATCACGACGCAGACCCGCCGCCATTCCTGCCTGGTTCACCTGCTGGGCGTGAGCGAGATCATCCTCGCGGTCAACAAGATGGATCTGGTTGGATGGCGGCAGTCCGTGTTCAATGACATCGTCGCAGAGTACGCAGAGTTCGCCACGGCCTTGGGAGTCAGGCGTGTACAGCCTATACCGCTATCGGCGCTGCACGGCGACAACGTCGCACGAAACAGCGAGGCATCACCCTGGTACGAGGGGCCGAGTCTGCTCGAGCATCTCGAATGCTTGTCTGTCGACATAAAAAGCGAGGCGGCTGCGCTGCGTTTTCCCATTCAACGGGTCGTGCGCCCCCATTCGTCCAGAGGCATCGGGCGAAGGATCTATCAAGGCACCCTTGCCGCCGGATTCCTGCGGGAAGGTGATTCCGTGTTGCTCCTGCCATCCGGACGGAAAACCCGCGTGACATCCATCCGTCAGGCGGGCGAATCCTTGGCAGTCGCCGCTTCCGGCCAGGCCGTTGCGATTGAGCTGGAGGGTGACTTGGACGTGTCGCGCGGTGACATGTTGGTTTCCCCCGAGGCGCCCGCGCGAGTTGCCGGCGAGATCGAGGCACAGATTTGCTGGCTGGGCACGGCGGCGCTGGATCAGCGGCAAAAGTACAGGATCAAGCACACGACTCGGAGTGTGACTGGACGCTTTGCCGAAATACTTGGCATAGTCGATGTCAACACACTGGATATCCTGAGACCCTCAGGCGCGATCGGCATGAACGATATCTTTGCAGCGAAAGTCAGGCTCCAGCAGCCTCTGATTGTGGACCGCTATTGCAGCAATCAGGTGACTGGAAGCTTCATCATCGTGGATGAAGCGTCTTGCCTGACGGTTGGCGCAGGCATCATTCGCTGA
- a CDS encoding Rieske 2Fe-2S domain-containing protein produces the protein MAFTAICHKNDVTEGEMGFFQAGKKSVLVVWPKGSELRAFRGRCPHADMPLNEASFDGKTVKCQHHQWGFDCTSGKCVTHLVRHAIHPYDLRIEGDEIQVDLGPVRPPRAAA, from the coding sequence ATGGCGTTCACTGCGATTTGTCACAAGAATGACGTAACTGAAGGGGAGATGGGGTTCTTCCAGGCTGGCAAGAAGAGCGTGCTGGTGGTTTGGCCCAAAGGCAGTGAGTTGAGGGCGTTTCGTGGTCGCTGCCCCCATGCGGATATGCCTTTGAACGAGGCGAGCTTTGACGGGAAGACCGTCAAATGTCAGCACCATCAGTGGGGTTTCGACTGCACCAGCGGCAAGTGCGTGACACATCTGGTCCGCCACGCCATCCATCCCTACGATTTACGGATTGAGGGTGACGAGATCCAGGTCGACCTCGGGCCTGTCAGGCCACCGCGCGCAGCGGCCTGA
- a CDS encoding DUF4144 family protein: protein MVKYLGDDELTFVDSPEQLDERPELQGGQFHPGDVLIDSAGQVYRPQRRLSRTEVSEEPLERLTLDAVLALVRRHAASGGACCVSKISAPSVAEAIALIKCLESPG, encoded by the coding sequence GTGGTCAAATACCTCGGCGACGACGAGTTGACCTTTGTCGATTCCCCGGAACAGCTCGATGAGCGCCCGGAGTTGCAGGGTGGCCAATTTCATCCGGGAGATGTCCTGATCGATTCCGCCGGTCAGGTTTACAGGCCACAAAGACGGCTGAGCCGGACCGAGGTCTCCGAGGAACCCTTGGAGAGGTTAACGCTTGATGCCGTGCTCGCTCTGGTACGCCGGCATGCTGCAAGCGGCGGCGCATGCTGCGTCAGCAAAATCTCTGCGCCGAGCGTGGCCGAGGCGATCGCCCTGATCAAATGCCTGGAATCGCCAGGCTGA
- a CDS encoding cupin domain-containing protein, whose protein sequence is MSKITIEHNPSEDRLKELGVDAWPIWEKEVSKFPIDFDETETAYVLEGEILVTPAGGEPVRIIPGDLVSFHAGLDSQWEVVKPLRKHYSYDYPNGV, encoded by the coding sequence ATGAGCAAAATCACGATTGAGCACAATCCGAGCGAAGACCGTCTGAAGGAACTCGGCGTTGACGCGTGGCCGATTTGGGAAAAGGAAGTGTCCAAATTCCCGATTGATTTTGATGAAACCGAAACGGCCTACGTGCTTGAAGGCGAGATTCTGGTGACGCCTGCCGGTGGCGAGCCGGTGCGGATTATCCCGGGTGATCTGGTCTCGTTCCACGCCGGCCTGGACAGTCAGTGGGAAGTGGTCAAGCCCTTGCGCAAGCACTATAGCTACGACTACCCGAACGGCGTCTAG
- the lnt gene encoding apolipoprotein N-acyltransferase, with the protein MNAPPDRGRTQWLLPVLSGLFIGTSYIPFPPWASLFCFVPLWLFWRRQTTFKAVLLGGLTTSFVFTLIGFNWVTYLLHEFAGLDWPLAVIGMLAFALVAHLFVPVAGALWFWGHTRFRWPDGLSVALMALITTLCEAYSLTLFDWNFGYSWYGAGLPVYHWAEVIGFSGLSALTLLANLPLYLAWQHRAMGRGKMLLASVLLGVAMLNLGGLWLKNRLPSPDASVRAVLVQGNIGNPETLQAKPGDSFREEILRRYFALTDQAASRARGKVDFVLWPETAFPTLLGEDFKNKVYPTILREYLKDRQLALVTGAFGVDRPTGLLTNSIFVLDHTGALVPPAYSKTILLAFGEYIPGEHFFPQIREWFPQIGQFARGQGPTALLKLGEFRMGAQVCYESLFPAFTRALAELGAQFIVNATNDSWYGDWQEPYQHMMMTLARSVEFRRPVLRATNTGISTVALASGEILQKSPINQEWAAAYDVPFLKSPPATFYQTWFWLVPTLLWGSLIVLIAVGLRLRTPRKTCFQDG; encoded by the coding sequence ATGAATGCCCCACCTGACCGCGGTCGAACCCAGTGGCTACTCCCGGTCCTTTCAGGCTTGTTCATAGGAACTAGCTATATTCCCTTTCCTCCCTGGGCCTCACTGTTCTGCTTCGTCCCGCTATGGCTGTTCTGGCGCCGCCAAACCACCTTCAAGGCGGTGCTCCTTGGCGGCTTGACCACATCGTTCGTGTTCACGCTCATCGGCTTCAACTGGGTCACCTATCTGCTCCATGAATTTGCCGGCCTGGACTGGCCGCTGGCTGTCATCGGCATGCTGGCATTTGCCTTGGTAGCGCACTTGTTCGTGCCTGTGGCGGGCGCATTATGGTTCTGGGGCCACACCCGCTTCCGATGGCCAGACGGACTTTCAGTCGCCCTGATGGCGTTGATAACCACCTTGTGCGAAGCCTATTCCCTCACCTTGTTTGACTGGAATTTTGGGTACTCCTGGTATGGTGCGGGCCTTCCCGTTTATCACTGGGCGGAAGTGATCGGTTTCAGCGGCCTCAGTGCATTGACCTTATTGGCCAATCTCCCCCTGTATCTCGCCTGGCAACACAGGGCCATGGGGCGCGGTAAGATGCTGCTGGCTAGCGTCCTACTCGGCGTCGCGATGCTAAATCTTGGCGGCCTCTGGCTGAAGAATCGCCTGCCTTCGCCGGATGCCTCGGTGCGAGCGGTCCTGGTGCAGGGCAATATCGGTAACCCCGAGACTTTGCAAGCTAAGCCGGGCGACTCGTTTCGGGAGGAAATTCTTAGGCGTTACTTTGCGCTGACCGATCAGGCGGCCAGCCGCGCTAGGGGAAAAGTCGATTTCGTCCTCTGGCCGGAAACCGCATTCCCAACGCTGCTCGGCGAAGACTTCAAAAACAAGGTGTATCCAACGATCCTGCGGGAATATCTCAAGGACCGCCAGTTGGCGCTGGTGACCGGCGCCTTCGGCGTAGACCGTCCGACAGGCCTGCTCACCAACTCGATATTTGTGCTGGATCACACGGGTGCACTGGTCCCGCCTGCCTATAGCAAAACCATTTTGCTGGCCTTTGGCGAATACATACCGGGCGAGCATTTCTTCCCGCAAATCCGCGAATGGTTTCCGCAGATCGGACAGTTTGCCCGCGGGCAGGGCCCCACGGCTTTGCTGAAACTGGGCGAATTCAGAATGGGAGCGCAGGTTTGCTATGAAAGCCTCTTTCCCGCCTTCACCCGCGCCCTGGCTGAACTGGGTGCCCAATTCATCGTCAATGCCACCAACGACTCCTGGTACGGAGACTGGCAGGAGCCTTATCAACACATGATGATGACCCTGGCGAGAAGCGTGGAATTCCGCCGGCCCGTCTTGCGCGCCACCAATACTGGTATCTCGACGGTGGCGCTGGCCTCGGGCGAGATATTACAGAAATCACCCATCAACCAAGAATGGGCCGCCGCGTATGACGTCCCGTTCCTGAAAAGTCCGCCGGCGACGTTCTATCAGACGTGGTTTTGGCTGGTTCCTACGCTGCTATGGGGCAGTCTGATAGTGCTGATCGCCGTGGGCTTGCGCTTGCGGACACCCCGAAAGACTTGTTTCCAGGACGGTTGA
- a CDS encoding LuxR family transcriptional regulator, producing the protein MEIYEFQDSLGGLATAGTLDEITDRVRTYVGQLGFEYFIYVLRLPTRFAEARVIMINGYPEAWLERYWEASHYTHDPVIAHCAQRLVPVIWHELPSEGLSRQVMNEATEFGLRYGLSMPIHGPNGDLGILSLAVDRKLAAAQEISRRALPYVQILAVHIHEAVRRVTIQVGETAPILLTEREQDCMRWVADGKTSWEISQVLHMSERTVNFHINNVMIKLDVRNRQHAIARAVLQGLINPRPF; encoded by the coding sequence ATGGAAATTTATGAATTTCAAGACAGCTTGGGGGGGCTAGCCACGGCGGGAACACTGGATGAGATTACCGATCGGGTTCGCACGTACGTTGGACAACTGGGATTTGAGTATTTTATTTACGTCTTGCGCCTGCCAACCCGATTCGCCGAAGCCAGGGTCATCATGATTAACGGCTACCCGGAAGCCTGGCTGGAGCGTTATTGGGAGGCAAGTCACTACACTCACGATCCAGTAATCGCCCATTGCGCGCAACGTCTGGTTCCAGTCATCTGGCATGAGCTGCCCTCAGAAGGCCTCAGCAGGCAGGTCATGAATGAAGCCACCGAGTTCGGCTTGCGGTATGGCCTGAGCATGCCCATTCACGGCCCCAATGGTGATCTGGGAATCCTGAGCCTTGCGGTGGACCGGAAATTGGCGGCGGCACAGGAGATTTCGAGACGCGCCTTGCCCTACGTACAGATACTGGCCGTACATATTCATGAGGCAGTGCGGCGCGTCACTATTCAGGTCGGGGAAACGGCACCGATCCTGCTCACCGAGCGGGAACAAGATTGCATGCGCTGGGTGGCGGATGGCAAGACATCTTGGGAGATATCGCAGGTGCTCCACATGTCGGAGCGTACCGTCAACTTTCACATCAATAACGTCATGATCAAGCTCGATGTCCGTAACCGGCAGCACGCAATAGCCCGTGCAGTGTTGCAGGGCTTGATCAATCCGCGCCCCTTCTAG
- a CDS encoding Calx-beta domain-containing protein — protein sequence MDPEQDGNSRPLDRGLKKQARQVQSIPISSFSGGSMQIVSHKSSWLLTVALWLVSSWAIALDSDGKGNWTAIQVDRYTANGNKFGDNLLGVKRETGDLYKDGTFLPFSVLESTQIRVDEATLNAFSGRFVMSLAIWTNFDGAQKPLGNNNAMRYFPRSAETYSIDSVPYVIVTPGGGENPPSAGKPTVTLSVVQAAVSETGPSAGRFLVALDSARGKDVKVPYAISGKAKNGKDYTKIAKYVLIPAGNVSAFLDIIPIDDNIQENAESVKLKLQKRPSYKLGGAKSATVEILDND from the coding sequence ATGGACCCAGAGCAAGACGGCAACAGCCGGCCGCTTGACCGGGGTCTAAAGAAGCAGGCCCGCCAAGTTCAGTCAATTCCAATTTCATCGTTTTCTGGAGGATCAATGCAAATTGTGTCGCACAAGTCATCCTGGCTGCTGACTGTTGCACTTTGGCTGGTCAGTTCTTGGGCCATCGCCTTGGATTCAGATGGCAAGGGCAACTGGACCGCGATACAGGTCGATCGCTATACAGCCAACGGCAACAAGTTCGGAGATAACCTATTGGGCGTCAAGCGGGAAACTGGCGACTTGTACAAGGACGGCACGTTTTTGCCATTTTCCGTGCTGGAATCGACACAGATCCGGGTGGATGAGGCAACGTTGAACGCTTTCAGCGGGCGTTTCGTCATGTCGTTGGCTATATGGACAAATTTCGATGGCGCCCAGAAGCCACTGGGCAACAACAATGCCATGCGGTATTTCCCTCGCTCGGCAGAGACCTACTCCATCGATAGTGTGCCTTATGTCATCGTGACACCCGGAGGAGGCGAGAACCCGCCGAGTGCTGGAAAGCCCACGGTCACGTTGAGCGTGGTTCAAGCCGCAGTCTCGGAAACCGGCCCCAGCGCCGGACGTTTCCTGGTCGCGCTGGACTCTGCCAGGGGCAAAGATGTTAAGGTGCCTTACGCCATTTCCGGTAAGGCCAAGAACGGCAAGGACTACACCAAGATTGCCAAGTATGTATTAATTCCAGCCGGGAATGTCTCTGCGTTTTTAGACATTATCCCAATCGACGACAACATTCAGGAAAACGCCGAATCTGTGAAACTCAAATTGCAGAAGCGGCCTTCATACAAGCTGGGCGGCGCCAAATCGGCAACCGTTGAGATACTGGACAACGATTGA
- the tnpB gene encoding IS66 family insertion sequence element accessory protein TnpB (TnpB, as the term is used for proteins encoded by IS66 family insertion elements, is considered an accessory protein, since TnpC, encoded by a neighboring gene, is a DDE family transposase.), which produces MLTTLLGASAVYVVAESVDLRKSIDGLALAVATSLGASPLSGSVYVFFNRGRGKVKLLWWDRHGFWLACKRLEKGRSLAPLRCWHRAPRSAARLVQVPRQRPESTSTKPMATRSVRDDANS; this is translated from the coding sequence GTGTTGACGACGCTGTTGGGTGCGAGCGCGGTGTACGTGGTGGCGGAGTCGGTGGACTTGCGCAAGTCGATCGATGGGCTGGCGCTGGCGGTGGCAACCAGCCTGGGGGCTTCGCCGTTGTCGGGATCGGTCTATGTGTTTTTCAATCGCGGTCGGGGCAAAGTGAAGCTGCTGTGGTGGGACCGGCATGGCTTCTGGCTGGCTTGCAAGCGTCTGGAGAAGGGTCGAAGTCTTGCGCCACTGCGATGCTGGCACCGCGCACCACGATCCGCAGCCCGACTGGTTCAGGTGCCTCGTCAACGACCGGAATCAACGTCAACAAAGCCAATGGCGACTCGCTCTGTACGCGACGACGCCAATAGCTGA
- a CDS encoding IS66 family transposase yields MARTSLCDWVLQCGVALKPLSDRLLVLLKRQAVIFSDDTTVAVQDWGKTCETRFWVYAGHSSPIIVYDHTETRAGKHPKGRLEDYSGYLQADAYAGL; encoded by the coding sequence ATCGCCCGCACCAGCCTGTGCGACTGGGTGCTGCAATGCGGCGTGGCCCTCAAGCCGCTGAGCGACCGGCTGCTGGTGTTGCTCAAGCGGCAGGCGGTGATTTTCTCCGACGACACCACTGTGGCGGTTCAAGACTGGGGCAAGACCTGCGAGACACGGTTCTGGGTCTATGCCGGTCACTCCTCGCCGATCATAGTCTACGACCACACCGAGACGCGGGCGGGCAAGCACCCCAAGGGCAGGCTGGAGGACTACAGCGGCTACCTGCAGGCGGACGCCTATGCGGGCTTATGA
- a CDS encoding IS66 family transposase, whose amino-acid sequence MRAYDQVFADGKIVKVACWAHARRKFFEIARQAEQGSLWYL is encoded by the coding sequence ATGCGGGCTTATGACCAGGTCTTCGCCGATGGCAAGATCGTCAAAGTGGCCTGCTGGGCGCATGCACGTAGGAAATTCTTTGAGATTGCCCGACAGGCCGAGCAGGGTTCGCTGTGGTACCTTTAG
- a CDS encoding DUF488 domain-containing protein, which yields MQPSVRHIFKIKRVYDLPDRSDGRRILVDRVWPRGLTKEKARIDLWLKDIAPSTELRKWFDHDPERWEDFKDRYLAELRGNHQQIRLLKEELQKGMVTLVYGAKDEEHNQAIVIQENFWLLL from the coding sequence ATGCAACCGTCAGTGCGCCATATTTTCAAGATTAAACGGGTATACGACTTGCCGGATCGATCTGACGGTCGGCGCATTCTCGTCGACAGAGTCTGGCCTCGCGGTTTGACGAAGGAAAAAGCACGCATCGATCTATGGCTTAAAGATATTGCCCCCAGCACGGAGCTCCGGAAATGGTTTGACCACGACCCTGAAAGATGGGAAGACTTCAAGGATCGTTATCTCGCGGAACTCAGGGGCAACCACCAGCAGATACGGCTCTTAAAGGAAGAACTGCAAAAAGGTATGGTTACGCTCGTCTACGGCGCTAAGGATGAGGAGCACAACCAGGCGATTGTGATCCAGGAAAATTTCTGGCTTTTACTTTAG
- a CDS encoding cbb3-type cytochrome c oxidase subunit I → MRLPSESQNTVTVWRSTQLTPNHGHSAMMGVFGMLALALMVFVLRQTSTDLRWVGIERFVKVGFWGTNVGLPLMLTMSLFPSGVLKFWDVVQHGYWHARSLDYTGSERSRLIEWLRLPGDLIFILFGALPLAIASINGWLGVRLYHTSLLTPKLNWPIRLTNATVSAPYFQD, encoded by the coding sequence ATCCGGTTACCCTCCGAATCACAAAACACAGTAACCGTTTGGCGGAGCACTCAACTGACCCCTAATCATGGCCATTCCGCGATGATGGGCGTATTCGGCATGTTGGCACTGGCGCTCATGGTATTCGTGTTGCGACAGACCAGCACCGATCTAAGATGGGTCGGTATCGAAAGATTCGTAAAGGTCGGATTCTGGGGAACCAATGTCGGACTGCCTCTGATGTTAACGATGAGCTTGTTCCCCAGTGGCGTGTTAAAGTTCTGGGATGTCGTCCAGCATGGGTACTGGCATGCGCGCAGCCTTGATTACACAGGCAGTGAAAGATCGCGCCTGATCGAATGGCTACGCCTGCCCGGTGACCTGATATTTATTCTATTCGGTGCCTTGCCATTGGCAATTGCATCCATCAATGGCTGGCTGGGTGTGCGTCTGTACCATACGTCGTTATTAACGCCAAAACTGAACTGGCCAATTCGACTCACAAATGCAACCGTCAGTGCGCCATATTTTCAAGATTAA
- a CDS encoding site-specific integrase has product MFCDSEGNRIQSIKRSFGTVCSRAGIEDFHIHDLRRACAAWLVQAGVPLIQVRDLLRHSTVEMTERYAHLSPDNVRTAVAALNGLSRSGHATFG; this is encoded by the coding sequence GTGTTTTGTGATTCGGAGGGTAACCGGATTCAGTCTATCAAGCGGAGTTTTGGAACCGTTTGTAGTCGCGCAGGCATCGAAGATTTTCATATCCACGATCTTCGGCGTGCGTGCGCCGCTTGGTTGGTTCAGGCCGGAGTGCCACTAATTCAGGTCCGGGACCTTTTGCGTCATAGCACCGTCGAGATGACGGAGCGCTACGCACACTTGTCGCCTGATAATGTGCGTACTGCTGTGGCTGCTTTAAATGGGTTGTCACGCTCTGGTCACGCCACATTTGGATAA
- the galE gene encoding UDP-glucose 4-epimerase GalE — protein MSKRGILVTGGAGYIGSHVVKQLGPMGERLVIIDNLSTGFRDSVLHGDFVEGDTGDMELVSRVLREYDVESVIHFAAHTIVPESVENPLKYYGNNTCKTRNLLECCQKAGVKHFIFSSTAATYGIPEGSLCTEDTPTSPINPYGMSKLMSETMLRDLSLACDLRHVILRYFNVAGSDPDGQIGQSTKNATLLIKVAAEVAVGKREKLYVFGTDYPTADGTGVRDYIHVSDLADAHIQALDYLRHGGQSTLLNCGYGHGYSVREVINAVNRVHGSPITVQEQPRRAGDPPALVAAVDKIHRTLKWKPRFDDLEFIVKTSLEWEKQLLARV, from the coding sequence ATGAGCAAACGAGGCATTTTGGTCACAGGCGGCGCGGGTTACATTGGTAGCCATGTGGTAAAGCAATTGGGCCCCATGGGAGAGCGTCTGGTCATCATCGACAATCTGTCCACGGGCTTCAGGGACTCGGTTCTCCATGGCGACTTCGTGGAAGGCGACACGGGGGATATGGAATTAGTCAGCCGTGTCCTTCGGGAATACGACGTGGAGTCCGTGATCCATTTCGCTGCTCATACCATCGTGCCCGAATCCGTTGAAAACCCCTTGAAATACTACGGCAACAACACCTGCAAAACACGCAATCTGCTGGAATGCTGCCAAAAAGCGGGGGTAAAGCACTTCATATTTTCCTCTACCGCCGCCACCTACGGGATACCGGAAGGGAGCCTATGCACGGAGGATACGCCAACCAGCCCAATCAACCCGTATGGCATGTCCAAGCTGATGAGCGAAACCATGTTGCGAGACCTCTCGCTGGCATGTGATCTCAGGCACGTAATCCTGCGCTACTTCAATGTAGCCGGATCCGATCCGGACGGTCAGATTGGGCAGTCCACGAAAAACGCAACGCTCTTGATAAAGGTGGCCGCAGAAGTCGCAGTGGGGAAACGCGAGAAATTATACGTGTTTGGAACCGACTATCCGACAGCCGATGGTACCGGTGTGCGCGATTATATCCACGTGAGCGATCTGGCCGATGCTCATATCCAAGCATTGGATTATCTGCGTCACGGAGGGCAGTCAACGCTTTTGAATTGCGGTTATGGGCATGGTTACAGCGTGCGTGAGGTCATCAATGCCGTTAACCGAGTGCATGGCTCGCCGATTACCGTCCAGGAGCAACCGCGTCGGGCCGGCGACCCGCCCGCGCTCGTCGCTGCAGTCGACAAAATTCACCGCACGCTGAAGTGGAAGCCGCGTTTTGACGATCTGGAATTTATCGTAAAAACATCGTTGGAATGGGAAAAACAACTACTGGCTCGCGTCTAG
- the moeA gene encoding molybdopterin molybdotransferase MoeA yields MESLDRCAEPKARTLTLSEARKRILETVGPARETERLSLAKARDRVLVEDILAPFDIPPFANSAMDGYALRSSDCADAGTVQFRARVVGTSYAGHPYVGALKAGECVRIFTGAAIPEGADSVVMQEEVAVEEGYARFSRPARPLENIRPIGDELPAKAPLLRAGKLLTPADLGLLASAGIGAVQVRRRIRVAHFSTGDELCPVGEALVPGMIYDSNRYTLSALLDRPFLEACDLGVVRDDPVSLRQALETAAEMSDAVLTTGGVSVGDADFVAKLLDDLGQVNFWKVAIKPGKPFAFGSIGRARFFGLPGNPVAVLVVFHELVRPGLLRMAGTDLHPDLRLSAVCQSYLRKAPGRMEFQRGYYEQNGSGQIVVTACGKQGSHRLSGASQANCFIILQPESGPVQPGETVSIKPYSGGW; encoded by the coding sequence ATGGAATCCTTAGACCGCTGCGCTGAGCCTAAGGCCAGGACGCTCACGCTTTCCGAGGCCAGAAAGCGCATATTGGAAACCGTAGGCCCGGCCAGGGAAACCGAGCGCCTCAGTCTCGCCAAGGCCAGAGACCGGGTGCTGGTCGAAGACATTCTCGCCCCCTTTGACATACCGCCATTTGCCAACTCTGCCATGGACGGCTACGCCTTACGCAGTTCCGATTGCGCTGATGCCGGCACTGTTCAGTTCCGGGCACGGGTCGTTGGAACCTCCTATGCCGGACACCCCTACGTAGGCGCATTGAAAGCCGGCGAATGTGTGCGAATTTTCACCGGTGCCGCCATTCCCGAAGGCGCAGACAGCGTTGTCATGCAAGAAGAGGTGGCCGTCGAGGAGGGTTATGCACGCTTTTCCCGGCCTGCGCGTCCCCTGGAGAATATTCGTCCGATCGGTGATGAGTTACCTGCCAAAGCTCCCCTGCTACGAGCCGGCAAGCTACTGACGCCGGCCGATCTCGGATTGCTCGCCTCAGCCGGCATAGGCGCCGTCCAAGTGAGGCGCCGGATCCGTGTCGCACACTTCTCCACCGGGGACGAATTGTGCCCAGTAGGCGAGGCATTGGTCCCCGGTATGATTTACGACAGTAACCGCTATACGCTGAGCGCGCTCTTGGACCGTCCGTTTCTAGAAGCATGCGACTTGGGCGTGGTCAGAGACGACCCGGTGTCGCTGCGGCAGGCCCTGGAGACCGCCGCGGAGATGTCAGACGCGGTCTTGACTACTGGCGGCGTCTCGGTAGGCGATGCCGATTTCGTGGCCAAATTGCTCGATGATCTGGGGCAGGTAAATTTCTGGAAAGTCGCAATCAAACCTGGCAAGCCATTCGCCTTTGGTTCGATCGGGCGGGCTCGCTTTTTCGGGTTGCCAGGTAATCCTGTGGCCGTTTTGGTTGTGTTTCATGAATTGGTGCGGCCAGGCTTGCTGCGCATGGCGGGAACCGACCTTCACCCGGATCTAAGGCTTAGCGCCGTGTGCCAATCCTACCTTCGTAAAGCACCTGGACGAATGGAATTCCAACGAGGTTACTATGAGCAAAACGGAAGCGGCCAGATCGTGGTGACAGCCTGTGGCAAGCAGGGCTCGCATCGCTTAAGCGGTGCCAGCCAGGCCAACTGTTTCATTATCTTGCAGCCCGAGAGCGGACCGGTGCAGCCGGGTGAAACAGTGAGCATCAAGCCCTATAGCGGCGGTTGGTAA